In the Chloroflexota bacterium genome, CCCGAACACGCCAAAAGAGGAGGGTGTTGCGGGGCAGGTCGGTCGGCATCACATAAGCGGACGGGGAGATGATCGAGTTCAAGACGAACGTCGAGAAATTCTGTTGGGTGGAGATTTGGAGGGTGTAAGAGGTGGCTCCAGTGACGTTGGCCCAGTCGAAGAGGGGGCGGGTTGTGGGTGAGGTGTTGCCGTTCGATGGAAAGTTCAGTGTAGGAGCTATGAAATTATATTCATACGCGCCAATGTCACAGCGCCCGCCCTGAGGCCGGGGCATGCCGCGCTGGTCGGCAGTCAGCGGATTGCCCTGAGCATCTGTACAGCCCGCCGCACTGCCGGCGTCTATGGCTGGACTGCCGGATAGCAAAGCATGAGTGAGCGTGTGGCCGCCATTGTTGGCAAGCGGCCCCAAGAGCGGATCATTGCCGCCCACGAAGCTGCAAGTGTTGTCTTCAATAATGTTGTTGCCGCCGTTAGTTATTGAGCCGGCGCAGTCTCCGCCCGAAACGCTGTTAGCAATAATGGTGTTGCGAATAGTTACAGCGGCGATAGATGCAATGCCGCCTCCGTAGAAAGCGCTGTTGTTGGAAATAGTGCTATTGTTGATAGTCATCGGCCCAGCGCCGGTAGTGGCAATCGCGCCGCCGCTGCCGATTACCGGGTCGGCAGTGTTGCTGGAGAAGGTGCTGTTAGTAATGTCAATTGTTCCGCCATTGCTATAAAGTCCGCCGCCGTTCACTGCTGAGTTGTTGTAAATTGCACTGCTATTTACCCGGAGTGTGCCTTGATAGCTGTAAATTCCGCCGCCATCATTATAAGTTGTTGAATTGTTGGAAATACTGCTGTTGTTAACGGTCAATGTGCCATTGACATTCATAATGCCCGCGCTGCCGTTGTATGCAGAATTGTTCGTGACAACACTGTTGTTGATTGTCACAACGCCCCCATTATTTCCAACACCGCCACCACTGCTCGCGCTAGTTCCGTTAGCAGAAATAAGACTGCTCGTAATCGTTATTGTGCCTTTACAGAGTTGCCGGAGATAGTACTGTTGCTGATCGTTAGTGCGCCTGAACTGGCGATGGCCCCACCCATGTTGTTGGCGCTGTTGCCAGTGAACGTGCTGTTAGTGACGGTCACCACAGGGGCGTTGCCATTCGTTCCGATGGTGAGACCGCCGCCGTTGTAGGTGTCGTGGTTGTTGGAAAAGGCGCTGTCCGTTATAGTGGCTGTGCCGCTCAACACGGCCAGGCCGCTACCGCCATTATTTGAGAAGGTGCTGTTGGCAACGGTGAGCGTCGGATCGCCATGCGCAACAAGGCCGTCGCCGCTGTTGTTTGAGAAGGTGCTGCCGGTGACAGTGGCGCTGCCAAAAGTGACGGCGATGCCGTAGCCGCTGTTGTTTGTGACTGTGCTGTTGTTGACGGTCAGCGTACTGCTGACGCTGTGAAGGCCGCCGCCCACGCCGCCGGCGGTGTTATTGGAGAGAGTGGCGTTTGCAATCGTGAGTGTGGCGCTGTTGCTATAAATGCCGCCTCCCATATATGCCCCCGTGTCGCCTTTGCTCACGGTGACGGAGTTGAGCGTCAAATTGCCGCCTGTGTCCAAGTAGAAAATGCGGAAGTTGGGCGCGCCATTGCCGCGCGTGATCGTCGCGCCGTTGCCATTGATAGTGATTGAACTGGTAATGGCGGGGAGACCGTTGCCGCCGAGACTGACAACAGTGTTGTCCACTGCCGTCAGTGTGTACGTTGACCCGGTTGCCAGCGAAATCGTATCCGCGCCGCTTCCGGCAGGGCAGTCGGCGTGCGTGGCCGCGTCAGTATTGGCATTAACAATGGCCTCAATGAGCGAGCATTGCCCGTCTGCGGCTACCACGACTATTCCATTTGCCACATTGATGGTCGCCGCTTGAACTGTTGAGGCGGTAAAGACAACGAGAAGCGCAATCAGCCCAACTATCGAGATAGATCTGCGAAGCATTGACAAGTATCCCCAAGCCATTTCCAAGTGTGTATTCTTTGGAAGTGTAAAGGATTTTGGTCAAGAAACAAAGCGACTTTGCCTCATTTTTCATAGGCGTTTGTCACGAGTCAGATTAAAAAATTCACCGAAATAGACGAACTTTCAATTCTGCGCTAAACTCCGGCCTAGTTATGTCCTCTGAAGCCCCTCCCGTCCGCCGCCAATATCTCGAAATCAAAAAGCAGTACCCGCACGCCGTTCTCTTCTTCCGGCTCGGCGACTTTTACGAAACGTTCGACGCCGACGCCGAACTGGTAGCCCGCGAGTTGGACATCGTCCTCACCAGCCGCGAGTACGAGCGTGACGTGCCCATGGCGGGCGTGCCGCATCACGCGCTTGAAAGTTACCTGGCGCGGCTGATCGCCAAAGGCTATCACGTCGCCATCTGCGAGCAGATCGGTGACGAGCCAATCAAGGGCCTGTTTCCGCGACAGGTGACGCGGGTGGTGACTCCCGGCACGATCCTCGAGCCGGGCATGTTGACCGAGACGCGCAACAACTATCTGGCCGCGGTGCTGGTGGACGCCAACCGCGCCGGGCTGGCCGTCGTGGACATCACCACCGGCCACTTCACCGCAACCCAGTTCGACTCGCCCGAAGTTGCCTCGCTGATTCGCCACGAACTGGCCCGTCTCTCACCTGCCGAAATCCTGATACCGGAAAGCGCCAATAACCAATTACTAATAACCAATCTCCCTCCAACTTCCCTCGCCCCCCACAAATTCGATCCAGCATTCACCCGCCAACTCCTCCTCGACCATTTTTCTGTCTCGACTCTGGCCGGCTTTGGCGTCGATCACCAACCTCTGGCGATCCGATGCGCGGGCGCGATCCTGCAATACCTCAAGGACACGCGGCCCAATGCCCTCAATTTGCTGGTTGGCCTCTCGACGTATTCCACTTCCGAGTTCATGCTGTTGGACGCGGCCACGCGCCGCAACCTTGAACTGACCGAAACGATTCGCGGCGGGCAGACTCGCGGTTCACTGCTCGGCGTGCTGGATAAAACGATTACGCCGATGGGGGCGCGCTTGCTGAGAGTCTGGGTGAGCCAGCCCTTGCTTAACTTGAGCGAGATCAATGCCCGGCTTGATCACGTGGACGCTTTGCACAAAGACGGCGTGACTCGGGCCGAAGTGCGCGTTGCCCTCAAACCGTTGGGCGATCTGGAACGGCTGGTGAACCGGGTGCTCGGCGGCACGGCCACGCCCCGCGACGCGGGGGCCATTCGGACGGCGTTGGCGGCCACCCCGGCGTTGAAGGCTAATCTTCAATCTTCAATTCTCCAATCTCTAAGCTCTCAAATCGATCCTTGCCCCGACATTCTCTCCTTGTTGCAATCGGCTCTCGCCGACGACGACCTGCCCTCCAATCTTGATCACCCCGGCGTCATTCGCCCCGGCTGGTCGGCGGAGTTGGACGGGGTGATGCAGGCCTCGAAGGGCGCACGCGAGTGGATCGCCGGGCTGGAGAAGACCGAGCGCGAGCGCACCGGACTCAAGACGCTCAAGGTTGGCTACAACAAAGTGTTCGGCTACTACATCGAGATCAGCAAAGCCGCCGCCGTCAACGCGCCCGCTGACTACATCCGCAAGCAAACGCTGGTTAACGCCGAGCGCTTCATTACCCCCGACCTCAAAGAATACGAAACGCTGGTGCTCAACGCCGAAGAGCGCATTC is a window encoding:
- a CDS encoding right-handed parallel beta-helix repeat-containing protein codes for the protein MTVNNSSISNNSTTYNDGGGIYSYQGTLRVNSSAIYNNSAVNGGGLYSNGGTIDITNSTFSSNTADPVIGSGGAIATTGAGPMTINNSTISNNSAFYGGGIASIAAVTIRNTIIANSVSGGDCAGSITNGGNNIIEDNTCSFVGGNDPLLGPLANNGGHTLTHALLSGSPAIDAGSAAGCTDAQGNPLTADQRGMPRPQGGRCDIGAYEYNFIAPTLNFPSNGNTSPTTRPLFDWANVTGATSYTLQISTQQNFSTFVLNSIISPSAYVMPTDLPRNTLLFWRVRANSIHGPSDWSRTRHFFSANPPSVPVLVSPANAAVVSPPPTLDWNDSSPAADYYEVQIATVSTFATFLGRGFSGKAYQSNFTPQAALSPGTPYFWRVRAVKNSGAGLEFSDWSAVRSFTTP
- a CDS encoding right-handed parallel beta-helix repeat-containing protein, with the protein product MLRRSISIVGLIALLVVFTASTVQAATINVANGIVVVAADGQCSLIEAIVNANTDAATHADCPAGSGADTISLATGSTYTLTAVDNTVVSLGGNGLPAITSSITINGNGATITRGNGAPNFRIFYLDTGGNLTLNSVTVSKGDTGAYMGGGIYSNSATLTIANATLSNNTAGGVGGGLHSVSSTLTVNNSTVTNNSGYGIAVTFGSATVTGSTFSNNSGDGLVAHGDPTLTVANSTFSNNGGSGLAVLSGTATITDSAFSNNHDTYNGGGLTIGTNGNAPVVTVTNSTFTGNSANNMGGAIASSGALTISNSTISGNSVKAQ
- the mutS gene encoding DNA mismatch repair protein MutS, which encodes MSSEAPPVRRQYLEIKKQYPHAVLFFRLGDFYETFDADAELVARELDIVLTSREYERDVPMAGVPHHALESYLARLIAKGYHVAICEQIGDEPIKGLFPRQVTRVVTPGTILEPGMLTETRNNYLAAVLVDANRAGLAVVDITTGHFTATQFDSPEVASLIRHELARLSPAEILIPESANNQLLITNLPPTSLAPHKFDPAFTRQLLLDHFSVSTLAGFGVDHQPLAIRCAGAILQYLKDTRPNALNLLVGLSTYSTSEFMLLDAATRRNLELTETIRGGQTRGSLLGVLDKTITPMGARLLRVWVSQPLLNLSEINARLDHVDALHKDGVTRAEVRVALKPLGDLERLVNRVLGGTATPRDAGAIRTALAATPALKANLQSSILQSLSSQIDPCPDILSLLQSALADDDLPSNLDHPGVIRPGWSAELDGVMQASKGAREWIAGLEKTERERTGLKTLKVGYNKVFGYYIEISKAAAVNAPADYIRKQTLVNAERFITPDLKEYETLVLNAEERILEIEARLFKEMCAQISAQAARLLNTARALARLDVFASLAEVAARNNYVRPTLVEGGELEIRDGRHPVVEQLLASGERFVPNDIIFESGECVRVITGPNMSGKSTYLRQVALIVLMAQIGSFVPAEAATIGLVDRIFTRIGAQDEIHAGQSTFMVEMVETANILHHATNRSLLVLDEIGRGTSTYDGLSLAWAIIEYIHSHPRLRAKTLFATHYHELVDLANLLPGVRNYNVAVTEDPAGGHVVFLHRIIPGGADRSYGIHVAQMAGLPRPVINRAQEILGTLEASSGKAVKTEPEAQQQIALFPETNPLVDELKSLDISSLTPLEALNKMYEWQKRFGEKK